The Mercenaria mercenaria strain notata chromosome 10, MADL_Memer_1, whole genome shotgun sequence genome contains a region encoding:
- the LOC123561368 gene encoding phosphatidylglycerophosphatase and protein-tyrosine phosphatase 1-like codes for MSLMNKFAFYPTLFYNVIMTKVSSRKWYDRIDETVLLGALPFRGMTKWFVEEENVKGVVTLNEDWELEQFCNTEEEWKKVGVRQLKVPTVDFTASPSQNDIRKAVAFIEDYRNNDIGSVYVHCKAGRTRSATVVACYLVKIHGWSPEKAVEFIQEKRPHIWLRDKQLDSIQQFWKACNKDIPSGA; via the exons ATGAGTCTGATGAATAAGTTTGCCTTCTATCCAACACTGTTCTACAATGTGATCATGACGAAAGTGTCCAGTCGTAAATGGTATGACCGGATTGATGAGACCGTTCTGCTCGGAGCTCTCCCATTCCGAGGAATGACAAAATGG tttgtaGAGGAAGAGAATGTAAAAGGAGTGGTAACACTGAATGAAGATTGGGAACTGGAACAATTCTGTAATACTGAGGAG GAATGGAAGAAGGTTGGTGTAAGACAGCTGAAGGTTCCTACAGTTGATTTTACAGCCAGTCCTAGTCAAAATGACATCAGAAAGGCAGTGGCATTTATAGAGGATTACCGTAACAATGATATAGGAAGTGTGTACGTACACTGCAAGGCTGGGAGAACTCGAAGTGCAACTGTTGTGGCATGTTATCTAGTCAAA ATTCATGGATGGTCTCCAGAAAAGGCAGTTGAGTTTATCCAGGAGAAAAGACCTCATATATGGCTAAGAGATAAACAGCTAGATTCTATACAGCAGTTCTGGAAAGCATGCAACAAGGATATACCTTCTGGGGCTTAG